In the genome of Microcoleus sp. bin38.metabat.b11b12b14.051, the window ACCGCAGCAAGGAATTTGACGCGATTTTTGCTGAATGTACCGAAAATCTCAAATGGCTGCACCAAACCAGCGGTGATGTACTGAGTTTGACTGTTTCCGGTACCGGGGCGATGGAAGCTGGGATAATTAATTTCTTGAGTGCGGGCGATCGAGTTTTAGTCGGATGCAATGGCAAATTTGGCGAACGTTGGGCTGAAGTTGCACAAGCTTACGGTTTAAATGCCGAAATTGTCAAAGCTGAGTGGGGTCAACCTTTAAACCCCGAAGACTTCCGCGAAAAACTCGAAGCAGATACCGAGAAGCAAATTAAAGCTGTCATCATCACTCACTCGGAAACTTCGACAGGCGTTCTCAACGACCTTGAAACCATCAACCGCCACGTAAAAGCCCACGGTGAAGCTTTGATTATGGTCGATGCTGTCACCAGTTTAGGCGCTGTCAGCGTACCGATGGAAGCTTGGGGACTGGATGTGATTGCTTCTGGTTCTCAGAAAGCTTACATGATTCCCCCAGGTTTGGGTTTTGTCGCCGTCAGTCCCAAAGCTTGGAAAGCTTACAAAACGGCAACACTGCCCCGCTATTATTTAGATTTGGGCAAATATAGCAAAGATGCTGCCAAAAATACGACTCCTTTTACTCCACCAGTCAATATGTTTTTTGCCCTGCAAGCATCGTTGCAGATAATGAAAGCCGAAGGGTTGGAAAATGTTTTTGCCAGACACCAGCGGTTGATGACAACTACTCGCGCAGCCGTGAAAGCTTTAGGTTTACCATTATTCGCTGCTGACGGTGCCGCCAGCCCTGCGATTACTTCGGTGATGCCACCTGCATCGGTAGATGCTCAAAAAATTCGGACTTTGATGAGAAAGAAATTTGACATTGCTCTGGCCGATGGACAAGACCATTTGAAAGGTAAAATCTTCCGGATCGGTCATTTGGGCTTTGTGTGCGATCGCGATATTCTAGCAGCAATTTCCGCCCTGGAAGTCGTGCTGCAAGAATTGGGCCATGAAGGCTGCATTCCTGGTGCCGGCATCGCCGCTGCTGCGAAACACTTGGCGGGAGCTTAATCTGAGTTATTAAAGGATTTTGGATTGGGGATTTTAAGTCCAATCTAAAATCCTTTTAATATGCTTGGGACAACCAATCAAAGATTTTATCCAATTGTTCCAGAGTGACTAAACCGTATTGCCACAGAACCATCGGCAAGGAATTAGGGTCTCGATCGCGCTGCCGCTCTTTGTCGCCGCCACTACGTTCAGCTACAGCAATTGACGCGGGAGAAATCGCCAAATCTTCTTGTAAAAATCGAATTAATCTAGTGTATGTTGCGGGTGCCATGTGATTTTGTCTCCATGTATAGGACACCATTTTCTGATGCGAACCTGATGTTTGTGATTAGTAATAAGCCAGTTTTAAATCTGTCTTTTAACCGTGGATAGCTGTGAAAACAGTATTAGCGGTTGTGGAAAATATCAAAGGCGAGTGCAGAACTAGACTCTAAAGCCCACCTTTCCCAAAAAGCGAAAGGCTTCGCACTTTTGCCGATGTCGGCGCGATCG includes:
- a CDS encoding alanine--glyoxylate aminotransferase family protein yields the protein MDNKLMLMIPGPTPVPEAALLAMAKHPMGHRSKEFDAIFAECTENLKWLHQTSGDVLSLTVSGTGAMEAGIINFLSAGDRVLVGCNGKFGERWAEVAQAYGLNAEIVKAEWGQPLNPEDFREKLEADTEKQIKAVIITHSETSTGVLNDLETINRHVKAHGEALIMVDAVTSLGAVSVPMEAWGLDVIASGSQKAYMIPPGLGFVAVSPKAWKAYKTATLPRYYLDLGKYSKDAAKNTTPFTPPVNMFFALQASLQIMKAEGLENVFARHQRLMTTTRAAVKALGLPLFAADGAASPAITSVMPPASVDAQKIRTLMRKKFDIALADGQDHLKGKIFRIGHLGFVCDRDILAAISALEVVLQELGHEGCIPGAGIAAAAKHLAGA
- a CDS encoding DUF2949 domain-containing protein, whose amino-acid sequence is MAPATYTRLIRFLQEDLAISPASIAVAERSGGDKERQRDRDPNSLPMVLWQYGLVTLEQLDKIFDWLSQAY